One genomic region from Pyxicephalus adspersus chromosome 1, UCB_Pads_2.0, whole genome shotgun sequence encodes:
- the NACA gene encoding nascent polypeptide-associated complex subunit alpha isoform X24 — protein sequence MPGEATETVPVAEQELHQPQAESATTPSTSGENTSAAATTEVAVAAVETVTQSPEMASEASQTATALAAAAVTPPAPETPPSDAPTTAVETHPAAPKQEVVPTTVAVTAAPAPKQEAVPIPVAAPALKTETPSANVPVTEAPETKVPVSDVQTSASKAESVTSSTQPTPELGATSPAKELTPSAALPSLEPVPSVSLSSVSPASAPETAPPAEDEEMPPLIPPEIPAEETVFQPVVVDVAPPKPPVAPTLKEPVLKNDKGSGTDSDSDDSPPELEQDSTQTSTQQAQLAAAAEIDEEPVSKAKQSRSEKKARKAMSKLGLRQVTGVTRVTIRKSKNILFVITKPDVYKSPASDTYIVFGEAKIEDLSQQAQLAAAEKFKVQGEAVSNIQENTQTPTVQEESEEEEVDETGVEVKDIELVMSQANVSRAKAVRALKNNSNDIVNAIMELTM from the exons ATGCCTGGTGAAGCCACAGAAACTGTCCCAGTTGCGGAACAAGAACTCCACCAGCCACAAGCTGAATCGG CAACTACTCCCTCaacttctggggagaatacttCTGCTGCTGCAACCACAGAAGTGGCAGTAGCAGCTGTGGAGACAGTCACCCAGAGTCCCGAGATGGCTAGTGAGGCGTCTCAGACGGCAACAGCACTGGCTGCAGCAGCCGTGACACCTCCAG CTCCGGAGACCCCTCCTTCTGATGCCCCAACAACAGCTGTAGAAACTCACCCTGCAG CGCCAAAGCAAGAGGTTGTGCCCACCACTGTTGCAGTTACAGCAGCTCCAG CACCAAAGCAAGAGGCTGTTCCCATCCCAGTTGCAGCTCCAG CACTTAAAACAGAGACCCCATCTGCCAATGTTCCGGTTACTGAAGCTCCAG AAACCAAAGTCCCAGTTTCTGATGTGCAGACTTCAG CTAGTAAAGCTGAGAGCGTTACCTCTTCTACGCAGCCTACTCCAGAGCTAGGTGCAACAAGCCCTGCCAAAGAGCTAACCCCTTCTGCTGCTTTGCCTTCTTTAGAACCTGTGCCATCTGTTTCTCTTTCCTCTGTTTCTCCTGCTTCTGCCCCTGAAACTGCACCCCCTGCTGAAGATGAGGAAATGCCACCCCTAATTCCTCCAGAGATTCCTGCTGAGGAGACAGTCTTCCAGCCTGTTGTGGTGGATGTCGCTCCTCCCAAACCTCCTGTTGCTCCCACTTTGAAGGAGCCTGTGCTGAAGAATGACAAGG GGTCAGGTACAGACTCAGACAGCGATGATTCTCCTCCAGAGCTGGAACAAGACTCCACACAAACTTCTACACAGCAGGCACAG CTTGCCGCAGCGGCAGAAATAGATGAAGAGCCTgtcagcaaagcaaaacagagcaGGAGTGAAAAGAAAGCAAGGAAG GCTATGTCAAAGTTGGGGCTTCGCCAGGTTACTGGGGTCACAAGAGTCACTATCCGAAAATCCAAGAACATCCTGTTTGTCATTACCAAACCAGATGTATACAAGAGCCCAGCATCTGACACATACATTGTCTTCGGAGAGGCCAAG ATTGAAGATCTCTCACAACAAGCCCAGCTTGCAGCTGCTGAAAAATTCAAGGTACAGGGAGAAGCAGTATCAAATATCCAGGAAAACACACAGACTCCCACAGTACAGGAGGAGAGCGAAGAGGAAGAG GTTGATGAGACCGGAGTAGAAGTGAAGGACATTGAGCTTGTAATGTCACAGGCGAACGTGTCTAGGGCGAAGGCTGTGCGCGCTCTGAAGAACAACAGCAATGACATAGTAAATGCTATCATG GAATTGACGATGTGA
- the NACA gene encoding nascent polypeptide-associated complex subunit alpha isoform X27, with the protein MPGEATETVPVAEQELHQPQAESATTPSTSGENTSAAATTEVAVAAVETVTQSPEMASEASQTATALAAAAVTPPAPETPPSDAPTTAVETHPAAPKQEVVPTTVAVTAAPAPKQEAVPIPVAAPALKTETPSANVPVTEAPETKVPVSDVQTSGSGTDSDSDDSPPELEQDSTQTSTQQAQLAAAAEIDEEPVSKAKQSRSEKKARKAMSKLGLRQVTGVTRVTIRKSKNILFVITKPDVYKSPASDTYIVFGEAKIEDLSQQAQLAAAEKFKVQGEAVSNIQENTQTPTVQEESEEEEVDETGVEVKDIELVMSQANVSRAKAVRALKNNSNDIVNAIMELTM; encoded by the exons ATGCCTGGTGAAGCCACAGAAACTGTCCCAGTTGCGGAACAAGAACTCCACCAGCCACAAGCTGAATCGG CAACTACTCCCTCaacttctggggagaatacttCTGCTGCTGCAACCACAGAAGTGGCAGTAGCAGCTGTGGAGACAGTCACCCAGAGTCCCGAGATGGCTAGTGAGGCGTCTCAGACGGCAACAGCACTGGCTGCAGCAGCCGTGACACCTCCAG CTCCGGAGACCCCTCCTTCTGATGCCCCAACAACAGCTGTAGAAACTCACCCTGCAG CGCCAAAGCAAGAGGTTGTGCCCACCACTGTTGCAGTTACAGCAGCTCCAG CACCAAAGCAAGAGGCTGTTCCCATCCCAGTTGCAGCTCCAG CACTTAAAACAGAGACCCCATCTGCCAATGTTCCGGTTACTGAAGCTCCAG AAACCAAAGTCCCAGTTTCTGATGTGCAGACTTCAG GGTCAGGTACAGACTCAGACAGCGATGATTCTCCTCCAGAGCTGGAACAAGACTCCACACAAACTTCTACACAGCAGGCACAG CTTGCCGCAGCGGCAGAAATAGATGAAGAGCCTgtcagcaaagcaaaacagagcaGGAGTGAAAAGAAAGCAAGGAAG GCTATGTCAAAGTTGGGGCTTCGCCAGGTTACTGGGGTCACAAGAGTCACTATCCGAAAATCCAAGAACATCCTGTTTGTCATTACCAAACCAGATGTATACAAGAGCCCAGCATCTGACACATACATTGTCTTCGGAGAGGCCAAG ATTGAAGATCTCTCACAACAAGCCCAGCTTGCAGCTGCTGAAAAATTCAAGGTACAGGGAGAAGCAGTATCAAATATCCAGGAAAACACACAGACTCCCACAGTACAGGAGGAGAGCGAAGAGGAAGAG GTTGATGAGACCGGAGTAGAAGTGAAGGACATTGAGCTTGTAATGTCACAGGCGAACGTGTCTAGGGCGAAGGCTGTGCGCGCTCTGAAGAACAACAGCAATGACATAGTAAATGCTATCATG GAATTGACGATGTGA
- the NACA gene encoding nascent polypeptide-associated complex subunit alpha isoform X28: MPGEATETVPVAEQELHQPQAESATTPSTSGENTSAAATTEVAVAAVETVTQSPEMASEASQTATALAAAAVTPPAPETPPSDAPTTAVETHPAAPKQEVVPTTVAVTAAPAPKQEAVPIPVAAPALKTETPSANVPVTEAPGSGTDSDSDDSPPELEQDSTQTSTQQAQLAAAAEIDEEPVSKAKQSRSEKKARKAMSKLGLRQVTGVTRVTIRKSKNILFVITKPDVYKSPASDTYIVFGEAKIEDLSQQAQLAAAEKFKVQGEAVSNIQENTQTPTVQEESEEEEVDETGVEVKDIELVMSQANVSRAKAVRALKNNSNDIVNAIMELTM, encoded by the exons ATGCCTGGTGAAGCCACAGAAACTGTCCCAGTTGCGGAACAAGAACTCCACCAGCCACAAGCTGAATCGG CAACTACTCCCTCaacttctggggagaatacttCTGCTGCTGCAACCACAGAAGTGGCAGTAGCAGCTGTGGAGACAGTCACCCAGAGTCCCGAGATGGCTAGTGAGGCGTCTCAGACGGCAACAGCACTGGCTGCAGCAGCCGTGACACCTCCAG CTCCGGAGACCCCTCCTTCTGATGCCCCAACAACAGCTGTAGAAACTCACCCTGCAG CGCCAAAGCAAGAGGTTGTGCCCACCACTGTTGCAGTTACAGCAGCTCCAG CACCAAAGCAAGAGGCTGTTCCCATCCCAGTTGCAGCTCCAG CACTTAAAACAGAGACCCCATCTGCCAATGTTCCGGTTACTGAAGCTCCAG GGTCAGGTACAGACTCAGACAGCGATGATTCTCCTCCAGAGCTGGAACAAGACTCCACACAAACTTCTACACAGCAGGCACAG CTTGCCGCAGCGGCAGAAATAGATGAAGAGCCTgtcagcaaagcaaaacagagcaGGAGTGAAAAGAAAGCAAGGAAG GCTATGTCAAAGTTGGGGCTTCGCCAGGTTACTGGGGTCACAAGAGTCACTATCCGAAAATCCAAGAACATCCTGTTTGTCATTACCAAACCAGATGTATACAAGAGCCCAGCATCTGACACATACATTGTCTTCGGAGAGGCCAAG ATTGAAGATCTCTCACAACAAGCCCAGCTTGCAGCTGCTGAAAAATTCAAGGTACAGGGAGAAGCAGTATCAAATATCCAGGAAAACACACAGACTCCCACAGTACAGGAGGAGAGCGAAGAGGAAGAG GTTGATGAGACCGGAGTAGAAGTGAAGGACATTGAGCTTGTAATGTCACAGGCGAACGTGTCTAGGGCGAAGGCTGTGCGCGCTCTGAAGAACAACAGCAATGACATAGTAAATGCTATCATG GAATTGACGATGTGA
- the NACA gene encoding nascent polypeptide-associated complex subunit alpha isoform X12 gives MPGEATETVPVAEQELHQPQAESATTPSTSGENTSAAATTEVAVAAVETVTQSPEMASEASQTATALAAAAVTPPAPETPPSDAPTTAVETHPAAPKQEVVPTTVAVTAAPAPKQEAVPIPVAAPAPKQYAVPTTIAVTASPASKQEAVPTPVAVTAAPAPKQETVTTPVAAAAPKQEVVPTTVEVTAAPAPKQEAMPATVAAPAPKQETVTTPVAAAAPKQEVVPTTVAVTAAPAPKQEAVPIPVVAAEPKQDAVPTTIAVTASPASKQEAVPTPVAVTAAPAPKQETVTTPVAAAAPKQEVVPTAVAVTAAAAPKQDDVPTTVAAPAPKQDVVPTAVAVTAAAAPKQEAVPTSVAVTAAAAPKKGAPATNVAVTKVPAPKKKTPATNVAVTEAPAPKKEVPATNVAVIEAPKKEAPAANATVTDTPAPKTVSPATNVAITEVPAPKKEAPATNVARAEASAPKQEAVPTTIAVNETPAPRTEAPSITAAVTEAPDSQTKPLPPNVPQGPVATSKAQALKTETPSANVPVTEAPETKVPVSDVQTSGSGTDSDSDDSPPELEQDSTQTSTQQAQLAAAAEIDEEPVSKAKQSRSEKKARKAMSKLGLRQVTGVTRVTIRKSKNILFVITKPDVYKSPASDTYIVFGEAKIEDLSQQAQLAAAEKFKVQGEAVSNIQENTQTPTVQEESEEEEVDETGVEVKDIELVMSQANVSRAKAVRALKNNSNDIVNAIMELTM, from the exons ATGCCTGGTGAAGCCACAGAAACTGTCCCAGTTGCGGAACAAGAACTCCACCAGCCACAAGCTGAATCGG CAACTACTCCCTCaacttctggggagaatacttCTGCTGCTGCAACCACAGAAGTGGCAGTAGCAGCTGTGGAGACAGTCACCCAGAGTCCCGAGATGGCTAGTGAGGCGTCTCAGACGGCAACAGCACTGGCTGCAGCAGCCGTGACACCTCCAG CTCCGGAGACCCCTCCTTCTGATGCCCCAACAACAGCTGTAGAAACTCACCCTGCAG CGCCAAAGCAAGAGGTTGTGCCCACCACTGTTGCAGTTACAGCAGCTCCAG CACCAAAGCAAGAGGCTGTTCCCATCCCAGTTGCAGCTCCAG CACCAAAGCAATATGCTGTGCCCACCACTATTGCAGTTACAGCATCTCCAG CATCAAAGCAAGAGGCTGTGCCCACCCCTGTTGCAGTTACAGCAGCTCCAG CACCAAAGCAAGAGACTGTGACCACCCCTGTTGCAGCTGCAG CACCAAAGCAAGAGGTTGTGCCCACCACTGTTGAAGTTACAGCAGCTCCAG CACCAAAGCAAGAGGCTATGCCCGCCACTGTTGCAGCTCCAG CACCAAAGCAAGAGACTGTGACCACCCCTGTTGCAGCTGCAG CACCAAAGCAAGAGGTTGTGCCCACCACTGTTGCAGTTACAGCAGCTCCAG CACCAAAGCAAGAGGCTGTGCCCATCCCCGTTGTAGCTGCAG aACCAAAGCAAGATGCTGTGCCCACCACTATTGCAGTTACAGCATCTCCAG CATCAAAGCAAGAGGCTGTGCCCACCCCTGTTGCAGTTACAGCAGCTCCAG CACCAAAACAAGAGACTGTGACCACCCCTGTTGCAGCTGCAG CACCAAAGCAAGAGGTTGTGCCCACCGCTGTTGCAGTTACAGCAGCTGCAG CACCAAAGCAAGATGATGTGCCCACCACTGTTGCAGCTCCAG caccaaagCAGGATGTTGTGCCCACCGCTGTTGCAGTTACAGCAGCTGCAG cACCAAAGCAAGAGGCTGTGCCCACCAGTGTTGCAGTTACAGCAGCTGCAG CACCAAAGAAAGGGGCCCCTGCTACCAATGTTGCTGTTACCAAAGTTCCAG ctccCAAAAAAAAGACCCCGGCCACCAATGTTGCAGTAACTGAAGCTCCAG CTCCAAAGAAAGAGGTCCCAGCCACCAATGTTGCAGTTATTGAAG caccAAAGAAAGAGGCCCCAGCAGCTAATGCTACAGTCACTGACACTCCAG CTCCAAAGACAGTTTCCCCAGCAACCAATGTTGCAATTACTGAAGTTCCAG CTCCAAAGAAAGAGGCCCCAGCCACCAATGTTGCAAGAGCTGAAGCTTCAG CACCAAAGCAAGAGGCTGTACCCACCACCATTGCAGTTAATGAAACTCCAG ctCCAAGGACAGAGGCCCCGTCCATCACTGCTGCAGTTACTGAAGCCCCAG ACTCTCAAACTAAGCCGCTACCTCCAAATGTCCCTCAAGGTCCTGTTGCTACCTCCAAAGCTCAAG CACTTAAAACAGAGACCCCATCTGCCAATGTTCCGGTTACTGAAGCTCCAG AAACCAAAGTCCCAGTTTCTGATGTGCAGACTTCAG GGTCAGGTACAGACTCAGACAGCGATGATTCTCCTCCAGAGCTGGAACAAGACTCCACACAAACTTCTACACAGCAGGCACAG CTTGCCGCAGCGGCAGAAATAGATGAAGAGCCTgtcagcaaagcaaaacagagcaGGAGTGAAAAGAAAGCAAGGAAG GCTATGTCAAAGTTGGGGCTTCGCCAGGTTACTGGGGTCACAAGAGTCACTATCCGAAAATCCAAGAACATCCTGTTTGTCATTACCAAACCAGATGTATACAAGAGCCCAGCATCTGACACATACATTGTCTTCGGAGAGGCCAAG ATTGAAGATCTCTCACAACAAGCCCAGCTTGCAGCTGCTGAAAAATTCAAGGTACAGGGAGAAGCAGTATCAAATATCCAGGAAAACACACAGACTCCCACAGTACAGGAGGAGAGCGAAGAGGAAGAG GTTGATGAGACCGGAGTAGAAGTGAAGGACATTGAGCTTGTAATGTCACAGGCGAACGTGTCTAGGGCGAAGGCTGTGCGCGCTCTGAAGAACAACAGCAATGACATAGTAAATGCTATCATG GAATTGACGATGTGA
- the NACA gene encoding nascent polypeptide-associated complex subunit alpha isoform X9, which produces MPGEATETVPVAEQELHQPQAESATTPSTSGENTSAAATTEVAVAAVETVTQSPEMASEASQTATALAAAAVTPPAPETPPSDAPTTAVETHPAAPKQEVVPTTVAVTAAPAPKQEAVPIPVAAPAPKQYAVPTTIAVTASPASKQEAVPTPVAVTAAPAPKQETVTTPVAAAAPKQEVVPTTVEVTAAPAPKQEAMPATVAAPAPKQETVTTPVAAAAPKQEVVPTTVAVTAAPAPKQEAVPIPVVAAEPKQDAVPTTIAVTASPASKQEAVPTPVAVTAAPAPKQETVTTPVAAAAPKQEVVPTAVAVTAAAAPKQDDVPTTVAAPAPKQDVVPTAVAVTAAAAPKQEAVPTSVAVTAAAAPKKGAPATNVAVTKVPAPKKKTPATNVAVTEAPAPKKEVPATNVAVIEAPKKEAPAANATVTDTPAPKTVSPATNVAITEVPAPKKEAPATNVARAEASAPKQEAVPTTIAVNETPAPRTEAPSITAAVTEAPDSQTKPLPPNVPQGPVATSKAQARKKKPLPVDATKPNIVKTKASALKTETPSANVPVTEAPAAKKQPFADTKVPVTDTRAAETKVPVSDVQTSGSGTDSDSDDSPPELEQDSTQTSTQQAQLAAAAEIDEEPVSKAKQSRSEKKARKAMSKLGLRQVTGVTRVTIRKSKNILFVITKPDVYKSPASDTYIVFGEAKIEDLSQQAQLAAAEKFKVQGEAVSNIQENTQTPTVQEESEEEEVDETGVEVKDIELVMSQANVSRAKAVRALKNNSNDIVNAIMELTM; this is translated from the exons ATGCCTGGTGAAGCCACAGAAACTGTCCCAGTTGCGGAACAAGAACTCCACCAGCCACAAGCTGAATCGG CAACTACTCCCTCaacttctggggagaatacttCTGCTGCTGCAACCACAGAAGTGGCAGTAGCAGCTGTGGAGACAGTCACCCAGAGTCCCGAGATGGCTAGTGAGGCGTCTCAGACGGCAACAGCACTGGCTGCAGCAGCCGTGACACCTCCAG CTCCGGAGACCCCTCCTTCTGATGCCCCAACAACAGCTGTAGAAACTCACCCTGCAG CGCCAAAGCAAGAGGTTGTGCCCACCACTGTTGCAGTTACAGCAGCTCCAG CACCAAAGCAAGAGGCTGTTCCCATCCCAGTTGCAGCTCCAG CACCAAAGCAATATGCTGTGCCCACCACTATTGCAGTTACAGCATCTCCAG CATCAAAGCAAGAGGCTGTGCCCACCCCTGTTGCAGTTACAGCAGCTCCAG CACCAAAGCAAGAGACTGTGACCACCCCTGTTGCAGCTGCAG CACCAAAGCAAGAGGTTGTGCCCACCACTGTTGAAGTTACAGCAGCTCCAG CACCAAAGCAAGAGGCTATGCCCGCCACTGTTGCAGCTCCAG CACCAAAGCAAGAGACTGTGACCACCCCTGTTGCAGCTGCAG CACCAAAGCAAGAGGTTGTGCCCACCACTGTTGCAGTTACAGCAGCTCCAG CACCAAAGCAAGAGGCTGTGCCCATCCCCGTTGTAGCTGCAG aACCAAAGCAAGATGCTGTGCCCACCACTATTGCAGTTACAGCATCTCCAG CATCAAAGCAAGAGGCTGTGCCCACCCCTGTTGCAGTTACAGCAGCTCCAG CACCAAAACAAGAGACTGTGACCACCCCTGTTGCAGCTGCAG CACCAAAGCAAGAGGTTGTGCCCACCGCTGTTGCAGTTACAGCAGCTGCAG CACCAAAGCAAGATGATGTGCCCACCACTGTTGCAGCTCCAG caccaaagCAGGATGTTGTGCCCACCGCTGTTGCAGTTACAGCAGCTGCAG cACCAAAGCAAGAGGCTGTGCCCACCAGTGTTGCAGTTACAGCAGCTGCAG CACCAAAGAAAGGGGCCCCTGCTACCAATGTTGCTGTTACCAAAGTTCCAG ctccCAAAAAAAAGACCCCGGCCACCAATGTTGCAGTAACTGAAGCTCCAG CTCCAAAGAAAGAGGTCCCAGCCACCAATGTTGCAGTTATTGAAG caccAAAGAAAGAGGCCCCAGCAGCTAATGCTACAGTCACTGACACTCCAG CTCCAAAGACAGTTTCCCCAGCAACCAATGTTGCAATTACTGAAGTTCCAG CTCCAAAGAAAGAGGCCCCAGCCACCAATGTTGCAAGAGCTGAAGCTTCAG CACCAAAGCAAGAGGCTGTACCCACCACCATTGCAGTTAATGAAACTCCAG ctCCAAGGACAGAGGCCCCGTCCATCACTGCTGCAGTTACTGAAGCCCCAG ACTCTCAAACTAAGCCGCTACCTCCAAATGTCCCTCAAGGTCCTGTTGCTACCTCCAAAGCTCAAG CTCGAAAGAAGAAACCTTTACCTGTTGATGCTACTAAACCTAATATTGTAAAAACCAAAGCCTCAG CACTTAAAACAGAGACCCCATCTGCCAATGTTCCGGTTACTGAAGCTCCAG CTGCAAAGAAGCAGCCATTTGCTGATACTAAAGTACCTGTTACTGACACAAGAGCTGCAG AAACCAAAGTCCCAGTTTCTGATGTGCAGACTTCAG GGTCAGGTACAGACTCAGACAGCGATGATTCTCCTCCAGAGCTGGAACAAGACTCCACACAAACTTCTACACAGCAGGCACAG CTTGCCGCAGCGGCAGAAATAGATGAAGAGCCTgtcagcaaagcaaaacagagcaGGAGTGAAAAGAAAGCAAGGAAG GCTATGTCAAAGTTGGGGCTTCGCCAGGTTACTGGGGTCACAAGAGTCACTATCCGAAAATCCAAGAACATCCTGTTTGTCATTACCAAACCAGATGTATACAAGAGCCCAGCATCTGACACATACATTGTCTTCGGAGAGGCCAAG ATTGAAGATCTCTCACAACAAGCCCAGCTTGCAGCTGCTGAAAAATTCAAGGTACAGGGAGAAGCAGTATCAAATATCCAGGAAAACACACAGACTCCCACAGTACAGGAGGAGAGCGAAGAGGAAGAG GTTGATGAGACCGGAGTAGAAGTGAAGGACATTGAGCTTGTAATGTCACAGGCGAACGTGTCTAGGGCGAAGGCTGTGCGCGCTCTGAAGAACAACAGCAATGACATAGTAAATGCTATCATG GAATTGACGATGTGA
- the NACA gene encoding nascent polypeptide-associated complex subunit alpha isoform X29, protein MPGEATETVPVAEQELHQPQAESATTPSTSGENTSAAATTEVAVAAVETVTQSPEMASEASQTATALAAAAVTPPAPETPPSDAPTTAVETHPAAPKQEAVPTTIAVNETPAPRTEAPSITAAVTEAPGSGTDSDSDDSPPELEQDSTQTSTQQAQLAAAAEIDEEPVSKAKQSRSEKKARKAMSKLGLRQVTGVTRVTIRKSKNILFVITKPDVYKSPASDTYIVFGEAKIEDLSQQAQLAAAEKFKVQGEAVSNIQENTQTPTVQEESEEEEVDETGVEVKDIELVMSQANVSRAKAVRALKNNSNDIVNAIMELTM, encoded by the exons ATGCCTGGTGAAGCCACAGAAACTGTCCCAGTTGCGGAACAAGAACTCCACCAGCCACAAGCTGAATCGG CAACTACTCCCTCaacttctggggagaatacttCTGCTGCTGCAACCACAGAAGTGGCAGTAGCAGCTGTGGAGACAGTCACCCAGAGTCCCGAGATGGCTAGTGAGGCGTCTCAGACGGCAACAGCACTGGCTGCAGCAGCCGTGACACCTCCAG CTCCGGAGACCCCTCCTTCTGATGCCCCAACAACAGCTGTAGAAACTCACCCTGCAG CACCAAAGCAAGAGGCTGTACCCACCACCATTGCAGTTAATGAAACTCCAG ctCCAAGGACAGAGGCCCCGTCCATCACTGCTGCAGTTACTGAAGCCCCAG GGTCAGGTACAGACTCAGACAGCGATGATTCTCCTCCAGAGCTGGAACAAGACTCCACACAAACTTCTACACAGCAGGCACAG CTTGCCGCAGCGGCAGAAATAGATGAAGAGCCTgtcagcaaagcaaaacagagcaGGAGTGAAAAGAAAGCAAGGAAG GCTATGTCAAAGTTGGGGCTTCGCCAGGTTACTGGGGTCACAAGAGTCACTATCCGAAAATCCAAGAACATCCTGTTTGTCATTACCAAACCAGATGTATACAAGAGCCCAGCATCTGACACATACATTGTCTTCGGAGAGGCCAAG ATTGAAGATCTCTCACAACAAGCCCAGCTTGCAGCTGCTGAAAAATTCAAGGTACAGGGAGAAGCAGTATCAAATATCCAGGAAAACACACAGACTCCCACAGTACAGGAGGAGAGCGAAGAGGAAGAG GTTGATGAGACCGGAGTAGAAGTGAAGGACATTGAGCTTGTAATGTCACAGGCGAACGTGTCTAGGGCGAAGGCTGTGCGCGCTCTGAAGAACAACAGCAATGACATAGTAAATGCTATCATG GAATTGACGATGTGA
- the NACA gene encoding nascent polypeptide-associated complex subunit alpha isoform X23 — MPGEATETVPVAEQELHQPQAESATTPSTSGENTSAAATTEVAVAAVETVTQSPEMASEASQTATALAAAAVTPPAPETPPSDAPTTAVETHPAAPKQEVVPTTVAVTAAPAPKQEAVPIPVAAPAPKQYAVPTTIAVTASPASKQEAVPTPVAVTAAPAPKQETVTTPVAAAAPKQEVVPTTVEVTAAPAPKQEAMPATVAAPAPKQETVTTPVAAAAPKQEVVPTTVAVTAAPAPKQEAVPIPVVAAEPKQDAVPTTIAVTASPASKQEAVPTPVAVTAAPAPKQEAVPTSVAVTAAAGSGTDSDSDDSPPELEQDSTQTSTQQAQLAAAAEIDEEPVSKAKQSRSEKKARKAMSKLGLRQVTGVTRVTIRKSKNILFVITKPDVYKSPASDTYIVFGEAKIEDLSQQAQLAAAEKFKVQGEAVSNIQENTQTPTVQEESEEEEVDETGVEVKDIELVMSQANVSRAKAVRALKNNSNDIVNAIMELTM; from the exons ATGCCTGGTGAAGCCACAGAAACTGTCCCAGTTGCGGAACAAGAACTCCACCAGCCACAAGCTGAATCGG CAACTACTCCCTCaacttctggggagaatacttCTGCTGCTGCAACCACAGAAGTGGCAGTAGCAGCTGTGGAGACAGTCACCCAGAGTCCCGAGATGGCTAGTGAGGCGTCTCAGACGGCAACAGCACTGGCTGCAGCAGCCGTGACACCTCCAG CTCCGGAGACCCCTCCTTCTGATGCCCCAACAACAGCTGTAGAAACTCACCCTGCAG CGCCAAAGCAAGAGGTTGTGCCCACCACTGTTGCAGTTACAGCAGCTCCAG CACCAAAGCAAGAGGCTGTTCCCATCCCAGTTGCAGCTCCAG CACCAAAGCAATATGCTGTGCCCACCACTATTGCAGTTACAGCATCTCCAG CATCAAAGCAAGAGGCTGTGCCCACCCCTGTTGCAGTTACAGCAGCTCCAG CACCAAAGCAAGAGACTGTGACCACCCCTGTTGCAGCTGCAG CACCAAAGCAAGAGGTTGTGCCCACCACTGTTGAAGTTACAGCAGCTCCAG CACCAAAGCAAGAGGCTATGCCCGCCACTGTTGCAGCTCCAG CACCAAAGCAAGAGACTGTGACCACCCCTGTTGCAGCTGCAG CACCAAAGCAAGAGGTTGTGCCCACCACTGTTGCAGTTACAGCAGCTCCAG CACCAAAGCAAGAGGCTGTGCCCATCCCCGTTGTAGCTGCAG aACCAAAGCAAGATGCTGTGCCCACCACTATTGCAGTTACAGCATCTCCAG CATCAAAGCAAGAGGCTGTGCCCACCCCTGTTGCAGTTACAGCAGCTCCAG cACCAAAGCAAGAGGCTGTGCCCACCAGTGTTGCAGTTACAGCAGCTGCAG GGTCAGGTACAGACTCAGACAGCGATGATTCTCCTCCAGAGCTGGAACAAGACTCCACACAAACTTCTACACAGCAGGCACAG CTTGCCGCAGCGGCAGAAATAGATGAAGAGCCTgtcagcaaagcaaaacagagcaGGAGTGAAAAGAAAGCAAGGAAG GCTATGTCAAAGTTGGGGCTTCGCCAGGTTACTGGGGTCACAAGAGTCACTATCCGAAAATCCAAGAACATCCTGTTTGTCATTACCAAACCAGATGTATACAAGAGCCCAGCATCTGACACATACATTGTCTTCGGAGAGGCCAAG ATTGAAGATCTCTCACAACAAGCCCAGCTTGCAGCTGCTGAAAAATTCAAGGTACAGGGAGAAGCAGTATCAAATATCCAGGAAAACACACAGACTCCCACAGTACAGGAGGAGAGCGAAGAGGAAGAG GTTGATGAGACCGGAGTAGAAGTGAAGGACATTGAGCTTGTAATGTCACAGGCGAACGTGTCTAGGGCGAAGGCTGTGCGCGCTCTGAAGAACAACAGCAATGACATAGTAAATGCTATCATG GAATTGACGATGTGA